One window of the Labilibaculum sp. genome contains the following:
- a CDS encoding TraR/DksA C4-type zinc finger protein, producing MAEKKRYTDEELQEFKELIIAKLEKAKKDYVTLKAVISNSSGNDTEDTSPTFKVLEEGASVLSKEEAGRLAERQAKFISHLEIALIRIENKTYGICRETGNLIAKERLRAVPHATLSIEAKNKQ from the coding sequence ATGGCAGAAAAAAAACGATATACCGACGAGGAGTTGCAGGAATTCAAAGAATTGATCATTGCTAAACTTGAGAAAGCAAAAAAGGATTACGTGACTTTAAAAGCAGTAATCTCGAATAGTTCTGGAAATGATACTGAAGATACTTCGCCTACTTTTAAGGTATTGGAAGAGGGAGCTTCTGTATTGTCGAAAGAGGAAGCAGGACGTTTAGCTGAACGTCAGGCGAAGTTTATTTCTCATCTGGAGATAGCTTTAATCCGAATTGAAAATAAAACCTATGGTATCTGTCGGGAGACAGGTAATTTAATTGCTAAAGAAAGGCTTCGCGCTGTTCCCCATGCTACATTAAGTATCGAGGCTAAAAACAAACAGTAA
- a CDS encoding lipoprotein signal peptidase, translated as MSLFKKSIALIVVLLILDQVVKVWIKTHMMLGEEFSVFGDWFLIHFIENNGMAFGMELEGQWGKILLSLFRIFAVCGIGWYLYDISAKKAPLGLVVSIALIFSGAMGNIIDSAFYGLIFNDSYYQVSTFMPEAGGYASFLHGKVVDMLYFPLLEGRFPEWLPMWGGEHYIFFRPVFNIADSYITIGVTFILLFQRKYFMKEK; from the coding sequence ATGTCTTTATTTAAAAAATCGATAGCACTTATTGTGGTACTCCTGATTTTGGATCAGGTAGTAAAAGTTTGGATCAAAACCCACATGATGCTTGGAGAAGAGTTTTCGGTATTCGGGGATTGGTTCTTAATTCATTTTATTGAAAACAATGGAATGGCCTTCGGAATGGAATTAGAAGGTCAGTGGGGAAAAATTCTTTTAAGTTTGTTTCGAATATTTGCTGTTTGTGGTATTGGTTGGTATCTGTACGATATCTCGGCTAAAAAAGCGCCTTTGGGATTAGTGGTTTCAATTGCTTTAATATTTTCAGGAGCAATGGGAAATATTATCGACAGTGCATTTTACGGATTAATTTTTAATGATAGTTATTATCAGGTTTCAACTTTTATGCCCGAAGCAGGTGGCTATGCATCTTTTTTACATGGCAAAGTAGTTGATATGCTATATTTCCCTCTTTTGGAAGGAAGATTTCCTGAATGGTTACCCATGTGGGGCGGAGAGCATTATATTTTCTTTCGTCCGGTATTTAATATTGCTGATTCATACATAACAATTGGTGTTACATTTATCCTTTTGTTTCAGCGAAAATATTTCATGAAAGAAAAATAA
- a CDS encoding response regulator transcription factor, translating into MKSKIRILIVEDEYVIDEGILCCLNDLDYEIVKTVYHSKSALKYLVNAEIDIVLIDVNLNDDLNGFQLAEIIKCEFRIPFIFLISTDRQICIEKLTETNPSVIVLQNPTLNQIHFSLILAVTNNEKLNSSLGENKEENSSLDQLNNCLFLKKNNHFERVNFEEIFWLRAENNYTVIHTTKGDYLYSTVLKKFTAKLPGNQFVRIHRSYIVNVTKIDGFEGKMVMIDGQPITVAKTYYNNVFDLLHTV; encoded by the coding sequence ATGAAGAGTAAGATCCGAATTTTAATAGTTGAGGATGAATATGTTATTGATGAAGGAATTCTGTGTTGCTTAAATGATCTGGATTATGAGATTGTTAAAACGGTATATCATTCTAAATCAGCACTTAAATATCTAGTAAATGCTGAAATCGATATTGTTTTGATTGATGTAAATTTGAATGATGATCTCAATGGATTTCAATTGGCAGAAATAATTAAATGTGAATTCAGAATACCATTTATATTTCTAATTTCAACAGACAGGCAAATTTGTATTGAAAAGCTAACGGAGACAAATCCAAGTGTAATAGTATTGCAAAACCCGACATTAAATCAAATACATTTCTCATTAATACTGGCAGTTACTAACAATGAGAAGTTGAATTCCTCTTTGGGCGAAAATAAAGAAGAAAATTCAAGCTTGGATCAGCTAAATAATTGTTTGTTTTTAAAAAAGAACAATCATTTTGAAAGGGTTAATTTTGAGGAGATATTTTGGTTAAGAGCTGAGAATAACTATACGGTAATTCATACAACAAAGGGAGACTATCTATACTCAACTGTTCTCAAGAAATTTACAGCTAAATTGCCAGGAAATCAGTTTGTAAGAATACATAGATCTTACATAGTTAATGTCACTAAAATTGATGGTTTTGAAGGGAAAATGGTCATGATTGATGGTCAGCCCATTACTGTTGCAAAAACTTATTATAACAATGTGTTTGATTTGCTGCATACCGTATAA
- a CDS encoding acyl transferase, whose amino-acid sequence MIKTEKIFNCTNDLEFEKLALQVFQYQATNNIVYKEYLEHLKFDISTVKTLIQIPFLPIDFFKSHKVVSINKEAQAIFTSSGTTGNLTSRHYVPDLKIYEASFTKGFEQYYGPVSDYCILALLPSYLEREGSSLIYMMEKLVEDSKHEQSGFYLHNHEELIAAIADLKKQNQKILLLGVSFALLDLAEQYQLDLDGVIVMETGGMKGRRKEITREELHAFLTQRLGVEKIHSEYGMTELLSQAYSKGDSLFFTPGWMKILIRDIYDPFSYEQQGRSGGVNVIDLANIHSCSFIETQDLGRIHGDGSFEILGRFDHSDIRGCNLLVNE is encoded by the coding sequence ATGATAAAAACAGAAAAAATATTCAACTGTACAAATGACTTGGAATTTGAAAAACTTGCACTACAGGTTTTTCAATATCAGGCAACGAATAATATTGTTTACAAAGAATATCTGGAGCATTTAAAATTTGATATTTCAACAGTTAAAACCCTTATTCAAATTCCCTTTCTTCCTATTGATTTCTTTAAATCGCATAAAGTAGTTTCGATTAATAAAGAAGCACAGGCCATTTTTACCAGCAGTGGAACAACTGGAAATTTAACCAGTCGGCACTACGTGCCCGACCTGAAAATTTATGAAGCCAGCTTTACCAAAGGATTTGAGCAATACTACGGACCGGTAAGTGATTACTGTATTCTGGCTCTCTTGCCGTCTTATTTGGAACGGGAAGGCTCTTCTCTTATTTACATGATGGAGAAGCTGGTAGAGGACAGTAAGCATGAACAGAGTGGATTCTATCTGCACAATCATGAAGAATTGATTGCGGCGATTGCTGATCTTAAAAAACAGAATCAAAAAATATTACTGCTTGGTGTAAGTTTTGCCTTACTTGATTTAGCTGAGCAGTATCAACTTGATTTGGATGGTGTAATAGTGATGGAAACAGGAGGAATGAAAGGGCGCAGAAAGGAAATTACCCGTGAGGAGTTGCATGCTTTTCTGACCCAACGATTGGGTGTCGAAAAAATTCATTCGGAATATGGAATGACAGAACTTTTATCGCAGGCTTATTCGAAAGGGGACAGTTTGTTTTTTACGCCAGGCTGGATGAAGATATTGATTCGGGATATTTACGATCCTTTTTCTTACGAACAGCAAGGCCGAAGCGGAGGAGTGAATGTAATCGATTTGGCTAACATACACTCTTGTTCTTTTATAGAAACACAGGATTTGGGGCGTATTCATGGAGATGGAAGCTTCGAAATTCTGGGTCGTTTTGACCATTCCGATATCAGAGGCTGTAATTTGCTGGTAAATGAATAA
- the galE gene encoding UDP-glucose 4-epimerase GalE yields the protein MTNKVLVTGGTGYIGSHTVVELQNSGCEVVIADNLSNSKIEVLDGIEAITGIRPLFEKVDLSCAKECTEFFTKHTGINAIIHFAASKAVGESVVKPLLYYRNNLNSLMNILEAMKEFNVPNLVFSSSCTVYGQPDKLPVTEATPRKEAESPYGNTKTICEDIIRDTTKANPELKGIALRYFNPIGAHPSTKIGELPLGVPGNLIPFLTQTVAGMRAELSVFGNDYNTPDGSCIRDYINVVDLAKAHVVAINRLIEEKQKSNYEFFNIGTGKGVSVLELIESFERATGEKVPHKIVGRRAGDIEQIYADTTFSNKELGWKSEKSLDETLLSAWNWQLALNK from the coding sequence ATGACGAATAAAGTATTAGTAACAGGGGGAACCGGATATATCGGTTCCCATACTGTAGTCGAACTTCAAAATAGTGGTTGCGAAGTAGTGATTGCAGATAATTTATCAAATTCTAAAATTGAAGTTTTAGATGGTATTGAAGCGATTACCGGTATTCGTCCATTGTTCGAAAAGGTAGATTTAAGTTGTGCAAAAGAATGTACAGAATTCTTCACGAAACATACAGGAATAAATGCAATTATTCATTTTGCAGCCTCGAAGGCGGTAGGGGAATCGGTTGTGAAACCATTGTTGTACTACAGAAACAATTTGAATTCTTTGATGAATATTCTGGAAGCAATGAAGGAATTTAATGTTCCAAATTTGGTTTTTTCTTCATCGTGCACAGTTTACGGACAGCCTGATAAATTGCCTGTAACAGAAGCAACACCGCGTAAAGAAGCTGAATCTCCTTACGGAAATACAAAAACGATTTGTGAAGATATCATCAGAGATACTACGAAAGCAAATCCTGAATTAAAAGGAATTGCCTTGCGTTATTTCAATCCGATCGGAGCTCATCCATCAACAAAAATTGGAGAATTGCCTTTGGGTGTTCCCGGTAATTTAATTCCGTTTTTAACACAAACAGTTGCAGGAATGCGTGCTGAGTTAAGTGTATTTGGAAATGATTACAATACGCCCGATGGTTCTTGTATCCGCGATTATATTAATGTTGTTGATTTAGCTAAAGCTCATGTTGTTGCAATTAATCGTTTGATTGAAGAAAAGCAAAAATCGAATTATGAGTTTTTTAATATTGGAACAGGAAAAGGTGTTTCGGTATTGGAACTTATTGAATCGTTCGAACGGGCTACAGGAGAAAAAGTACCTCATAAAATTGTGGGACGACGCGCCGGTGATATTGAACAAATTTATGCAGACACTACTTTTTCAAATAAAGAATTAGGATGGAAATCTGAAAAAAGCCTTGACGAAACCTTGCTTTCAGCTTGGAATTGGCAGTTAGCTTTAAATAAATAA
- a CDS encoding sodium/sugar symporter yields MENTFSTLDYIIFILYGLVIVGVGLWVSHDKEGHQKNADDYFLASKSLPWWAIGASLIAANISAEQFIGMSGSGFAIGLAIASYEWMAALTLIIVGKYFLPIFIEKGLYTIPEFVEKRFSTNLKTILAVFWIALYVFVNLTSVLYLGALAMETIMGIPMMYGILGLALFAASYSLYGGLSAVAWTDVIQVVFLIMGGLITTYLALNNVSGGEGVIAGFKHIYEVAPDSFQMILDKANSQYVNLPGIGVIVGGLWVANLYYWGFNQYIIQRTLAAKSLGEAQKGIVFAGVLKLIIPLIVVIPGIAAFVMVNDPEIMARLGVGSMDNIPTMDAADKAYPWLLQFLPSGLKGVAFAALAAAIVSSLASMLNSTSTIFTMDIYKPYINPNATDKETVNVGRLSAAGALIIAGIVAPLLGGIDQAFQFIQEYTGVVSPGILAVFLLGLFWKKATNKGAIVGVLSSIPIAMFFKVGPKGWLAGSSIEGLFPNVPFLDQMGYTALLSAAVIILVSYFQNKGADDEKGIEISRKTFVTGKVFNIVSYAICIVLVVLYAMFW; encoded by the coding sequence ATGGAAAATACGTTTTCAACTCTGGATTATATCATCTTTATTTTATATGGATTGGTAATTGTTGGAGTAGGCTTATGGGTATCCCACGATAAAGAGGGACATCAGAAAAATGCCGATGATTACTTTTTGGCTAGTAAATCCTTGCCATGGTGGGCAATTGGAGCTTCCTTAATTGCTGCAAATATTTCTGCAGAGCAGTTTATCGGAATGTCTGGTTCCGGTTTTGCAATTGGTTTGGCAATTGCTTCCTACGAGTGGATGGCTGCTTTAACTTTAATAATTGTAGGTAAATACTTTTTGCCAATTTTTATCGAAAAGGGATTGTATACCATTCCTGAGTTTGTGGAGAAACGATTTTCGACCAATCTGAAAACCATTCTAGCAGTATTTTGGATTGCATTGTACGTATTTGTAAACCTAACTTCTGTTCTTTATTTGGGAGCATTGGCTATGGAAACAATTATGGGAATTCCTATGATGTATGGAATTCTTGGTTTGGCTTTGTTTGCTGCCAGTTATTCTCTTTACGGTGGACTTTCTGCTGTGGCATGGACTGATGTTATTCAGGTTGTATTTTTAATTATGGGAGGTCTGATTACAACCTATTTGGCCTTAAATAATGTATCCGGTGGTGAAGGTGTCATTGCAGGATTTAAACACATTTATGAAGTTGCTCCGGATAGTTTTCAAATGATTTTGGATAAGGCAAACAGTCAGTATGTAAATCTTCCTGGAATTGGAGTAATTGTTGGGGGTTTATGGGTTGCAAATTTATATTATTGGGGATTTAATCAATACATTATTCAAAGAACATTAGCTGCAAAATCTTTGGGCGAAGCTCAAAAAGGAATTGTATTTGCAGGTGTTCTGAAATTGATCATTCCTTTAATTGTTGTAATTCCAGGTATTGCTGCTTTTGTAATGGTTAACGATCCGGAAATTATGGCTCGCTTGGGTGTGGGATCAATGGACAACATTCCAACAATGGATGCTGCGGATAAAGCATATCCATGGTTATTGCAATTTCTTCCATCAGGATTGAAAGGGGTAGCCTTTGCTGCTTTGGCAGCGGCTATTGTGTCTTCCTTGGCATCTATGTTGAATTCTACTTCAACTATTTTTACAATGGATATTTACAAACCATATATTAATCCGAATGCTACCGATAAGGAAACTGTAAATGTTGGTCGTCTTTCTGCTGCAGGTGCTTTAATAATAGCTGGAATTGTTGCTCCATTATTGGGAGGCATAGATCAGGCATTTCAGTTTATTCAGGAATATACCGGTGTCGTTAGTCCAGGTATTTTAGCTGTATTCTTGTTAGGATTGTTCTGGAAAAAAGCAACGAATAAAGGTGCTATTGTTGGTGTTTTGTCATCAATCCCGATTGCGATGTTCTTTAAAGTTGGTCCCAAAGGCTGGTTGGCTGGAAGCTCTATTGAGGGACTTTTCCCAAATGTACCTTTCCTGGATCAAATGGGATATACTGCATTGTTATCAGCAGCGGTAATTATTTTGGTTAGTTATTTCCAAAACAAAGGTGCCGATGATGAAAAAGGGATTGAAATTAGTAGAAAAACATTTGTAACAGGTAAGGTTTTCAATATAGTATCTTATGCGATCTGCATTGTTCTTGTTGTTTTATATGCAATGTTTTGGTAG
- a CDS encoding UDP-glucose--hexose-1-phosphate uridylyltransferase has product MMDKFDYIENPHRRYNPLTGEWILVSPHRSKRPWQGQVEKVVEDVRPPHDPNCYLCPRNERVGGENNPDYKDVYSFQNDFSALLQDTPKGKFEDGELFKAESESGVCKVLCFSPDHSLTVPEMEVDNIRKVVDLWCKEYDELGSREDIGYVQIFENKGAIMGCSNPHPHGQIWASALVPLETSKESETQKEYFDKHGRTMLFDYLNSELEKKERILVENNSFVALVPFWAVWPFETMIISKRPVSNLLELTDEEKTDLADIYKKLTIMYDNLFEVSFAYSAGLHQAPTDGEEHPEWHLHMHFYPPLLRSASVKKFMVGYEMLGTPQRDITAEGAALRLRELSKVHYKSKTNKHP; this is encoded by the coding sequence ATGATGGATAAGTTTGATTATATAGAGAATCCTCACAGAAGGTACAATCCTTTAACCGGAGAATGGATATTGGTTTCGCCTCACAGATCGAAACGACCTTGGCAGGGACAGGTTGAAAAAGTAGTGGAAGATGTTCGTCCGCCTCACGATCCAAATTGTTACCTATGTCCGCGTAACGAGCGTGTTGGGGGTGAGAATAATCCTGATTACAAGGATGTTTACTCTTTTCAGAACGATTTTAGTGCTTTACTGCAGGATACTCCGAAAGGGAAATTTGAAGATGGTGAACTTTTTAAAGCAGAGAGCGAATCAGGAGTATGTAAAGTGCTTTGTTTTAGTCCTGATCATAGTTTAACAGTTCCGGAAATGGAAGTGGATAATATCCGTAAAGTGGTTGATCTTTGGTGTAAAGAATACGACGAACTCGGATCCAGAGAGGACATTGGCTATGTTCAGATATTTGAAAATAAAGGTGCTATTATGGGGTGTTCGAATCCGCATCCGCATGGTCAAATATGGGCTTCGGCATTGGTTCCTTTAGAAACATCGAAAGAATCAGAAACTCAGAAAGAATATTTCGATAAGCACGGAAGAACCATGCTGTTCGATTATTTGAATAGTGAATTGGAGAAGAAAGAACGTATTTTAGTTGAAAACAATTCATTTGTTGCTCTGGTTCCGTTTTGGGCAGTATGGCCTTTCGAAACCATGATTATTAGTAAAAGACCAGTTTCGAACTTATTGGAATTAACCGATGAGGAAAAAACTGATTTAGCAGATATATACAAGAAACTGACAATAATGTACGATAACTTATTTGAGGTTTCTTTTGCGTACTCAGCAGGATTGCATCAAGCACCAACCGATGGTGAAGAGCATCCGGAGTGGCACTTGCACATGCATTTCTATCCACCATTATTACGCTCGGCTAGCGTTAAAAAATTTATGGTTGGATACGAAATGTTGGGCACGCCGCAAAGAGATATCACAGCCGAAGGTGCAGCATTGCGATTACGGGAACTTTCTAAAGTACATTATAAATCAAAAACTAATAAACATCCTTAA
- a CDS encoding galactokinase, with protein sequence MRVDNLKKEFENFYGAGDCNVYFSPGRVNLIGEHTDYNGGFVFPCALSFGTYCLIRKTERKSFRFRSLNQEIVQEIDLDSLCNPLPKGTWVNYAIGVIAQFVKNGQKPDTGADILIWGNVPNGAGLSSSASLEVVTGVAINEEFQFGQDRLTIVKYSQKAEHEFAGVMCGIMDQFASGMGKKDHAIYLNCDSLEYELVPVKLSGVKIIIGNTNSPHSLDAGKYNERVDECRAAVDAITPSKLIANLGELSPAEFNSLSARIENDIVRKRARHVVTEIERTKKAVEELKLGNLLAFGELMNQSHNSLRDDYEVTGNELDAMVTAARKIEGTIGSRMTGGGFGGSTVSLVKDEFVDEFIEKVGAEYFEKTGIKGEFYVAEIGDGGKRVE encoded by the coding sequence ATGCGTGTTGATAATTTGAAAAAAGAGTTTGAAAATTTTTATGGAGCCGGTGATTGTAATGTATATTTCTCGCCGGGCAGGGTGAATTTAATTGGAGAACATACTGATTATAATGGGGGGTTTGTTTTCCCATGTGCATTATCATTTGGAACCTATTGTTTGATTCGTAAAACTGAACGAAAGTCTTTCCGTTTTCGCTCTTTGAATCAGGAGATTGTACAGGAAATTGATTTGGATTCTTTATGCAATCCTTTACCTAAAGGAACATGGGTAAATTATGCAATTGGCGTAATTGCTCAGTTTGTGAAGAACGGACAAAAGCCGGATACAGGTGCTGACATTTTAATTTGGGGAAATGTACCCAATGGTGCAGGATTGTCATCCTCTGCTTCATTAGAGGTAGTAACAGGTGTTGCAATTAATGAGGAATTTCAGTTTGGTCAGGATCGATTGACCATCGTAAAGTACAGTCAGAAAGCAGAGCATGAATTTGCAGGTGTGATGTGCGGAATTATGGATCAATTTGCTTCCGGAATGGGAAAAAAGGATCATGCAATTTATTTGAACTGCGATAGTCTTGAGTACGAATTGGTGCCTGTAAAACTATCTGGAGTTAAAATTATTATCGGAAATACAAACAGTCCGCATAGTTTGGATGCGGGAAAATACAATGAACGGGTTGATGAATGCCGGGCTGCTGTTGATGCAATTACCCCCTCAAAGTTAATTGCCAACTTGGGTGAATTAAGTCCGGCAGAATTCAACTCTTTATCAGCAAGGATCGAAAACGATATTGTACGAAAAAGAGCCCGCCACGTGGTTACTGAAATTGAGCGTACTAAAAAGGCAGTGGAAGAATTAAAATTGGGTAACTTGTTGGCTTTTGGGGAATTAATGAACCAGTCGCACAATTCGCTTCGCGATGATTATGAGGTGACAGGAAATGAATTGGATGCAATGGTTACTGCAGCCCGAAAGATTGAAGGAACTATAGGTTCACGGATGACCGGTGGTGGTTTTGGTGGTTCAACAGTAAGTTTGGTAAAAGATGAATTTGTTGATGAATTTATTGAAAAAGTGGGTGCCGAATATTTCGAAAAAACCGGAATTAAAGGAGAGTTTTATGTTGCTGAAATTGGCGATGGAGGCAAACGTGTAGAATAA
- a CDS encoding GntR family transcriptional regulator produces MPSNIFSVSNESGVPKYKQLINSLYQSIENGDVAIGDQLPSINAICKEFNLSRDTVLVAFNELKARGVISSVPGKGYYLESNITQLKHKIFLLFEEFNTFKEILYNSFLKSLKGLATVDIYFHHFNERVFKELIENNNGKYTSYVIMPAKFTDAYSVLKQLPQDKVYILDQTNANLKKHYPAVYQNFEKDVFSALSSGSDLLKKYRKLFWVFPGGKEPVGQMKGFKKFAKEFASQWEFKVIESIQGHAINKSEAYIVSNDNDLVYLVKEANRKQFKIGEELGIISYNDTPLKEVVADGITTISTDFKEMGEILAEMVLGSKKDLIENKSRLIRRGSL; encoded by the coding sequence ATGCCTTCAAATATCTTTTCGGTCTCTAATGAATCAGGAGTTCCAAAATACAAACAGTTGATAAATTCTTTGTATCAATCTATTGAAAATGGGGATGTTGCTATTGGCGATCAGTTGCCTTCAATCAATGCGATATGCAAGGAGTTTAATTTATCCCGGGATACTGTACTGGTTGCCTTTAACGAGCTAAAGGCGCGGGGAGTTATTTCATCTGTACCGGGAAAAGGTTACTATTTGGAGAGCAATATTACTCAGCTAAAGCACAAGATTTTCTTGCTTTTCGAGGAGTTTAATACATTTAAAGAAATTTTGTACAATTCCTTTCTGAAGAGTTTAAAGGGGCTGGCTACTGTTGATATTTACTTTCATCATTTTAACGAAAGAGTATTTAAAGAGTTGATTGAGAATAACAATGGGAAATATACGTCCTATGTTATTATGCCGGCAAAATTTACAGATGCCTATTCGGTGCTAAAACAGTTGCCTCAGGATAAAGTGTACATTTTGGATCAAACCAATGCAAATTTAAAGAAGCATTATCCTGCAGTCTATCAGAATTTCGAAAAAGACGTATTCTCTGCACTTTCCTCGGGATCTGATCTGTTAAAGAAATACAGGAAGTTGTTTTGGGTTTTCCCTGGGGGAAAAGAACCGGTCGGACAGATGAAGGGATTTAAGAAATTCGCAAAAGAGTTTGCAAGCCAATGGGAATTTAAAGTGATTGAAAGTATTCAGGGACATGCAATTAATAAATCTGAGGCGTACATAGTTTCCAATGACAATGACCTGGTCTATTTGGTAAAAGAGGCAAATAGGAAGCAATTTAAAATAGGAGAAGAGCTTGGGATTATTTCTTACAATGACACACCGCTAAAAGAAGTTGTTGCCGATGGTATAACAACAATAAGTACTGATTTTAAAGAGATGGGGGAAATATTGGCAGAAATGGTGTTGGGATCGAAAAAAGACTTAATAGAGAATAAATCCCGTTTGATTCGAAGAGGATCTTTGTAG
- a CDS encoding DUF4302 domain-containing protein encodes MKKNIYIVLFGLLLSMGVVSCDNNTDLLFDESAAQRKTTAITEYNEALKSADQGWLFQYFPEETQKYGGYNYVVKFNQHDSVTVWSELMSDVTKPEISFYDVISYGGPVLTFNTYNPLMHYFANPSAQEYLAKGGDYEFLIMSNERDVMTVKGIKTGNIMRMVRMTETFDEYFKKTQVVSDFLSGASLGTLIDGTEVNIILGGRQLILNYSENDEVISETVAFIYTDKGIRLYEEVDILGITAQDFTLNTEAKQLVSTDGKMTIDIAFAPVDLTLARWSFDTSVETDRSAAIKEVWDLANDADAKAWGESLYPNIFMGLCYAAYGDIGISMYSVTPANKMYRSHYNLGFGGVVGHDDYLSITKLSSGQYWQYYGHFQPIVNVVVDNAPYKVELDDANNPSVVKLTSVANPDVWFVLRK; translated from the coding sequence ATGAAAAAAAATATTTATATAGTACTGTTTGGTTTGTTATTAAGTATGGGTGTTGTTTCATGTGACAATAATACCGATTTACTTTTTGATGAATCTGCAGCACAGCGAAAAACAACTGCTATTACTGAGTATAACGAAGCCTTAAAATCTGCTGATCAAGGATGGTTATTTCAATATTTTCCAGAGGAGACTCAAAAATATGGCGGATATAATTATGTGGTGAAATTTAATCAGCATGATAGTGTTACCGTTTGGTCTGAATTAATGTCGGATGTAACCAAACCAGAAATATCTTTTTACGATGTGATTTCTTATGGTGGGCCAGTGTTAACTTTTAATACTTATAACCCACTTATGCATTATTTTGCAAATCCTTCTGCCCAGGAGTATCTTGCAAAAGGGGGTGATTACGAGTTTTTAATCATGTCGAACGAAAGGGATGTGATGACTGTAAAAGGTATTAAGACTGGGAATATAATGCGCATGGTTAGAATGACCGAAACGTTTGATGAGTATTTTAAGAAAACTCAGGTTGTATCTGATTTCTTATCCGGTGCATCATTAGGTACTTTAATTGATGGAACTGAGGTGAATATTATTTTGGGTGGTCGTCAGTTAATATTGAACTATTCAGAAAATGATGAGGTTATTTCAGAAACTGTAGCTTTTATTTATACAGATAAGGGAATTCGCTTGTATGAAGAAGTTGATATTTTAGGGATAACAGCTCAGGATTTCACACTTAATACTGAAGCGAAACAACTTGTATCTACTGATGGCAAAATGACCATCGATATTGCCTTTGCCCCTGTTGATTTAACCTTGGCAAGATGGTCTTTTGATACCAGTGTTGAAACCGATCGATCTGCTGCTATTAAAGAAGTTTGGGATCTGGCAAACGATGCGGATGCGAAGGCTTGGGGAGAATCATTGTACCCGAATATATTTATGGGGCTTTGCTACGCTGCTTATGGCGATATTGGTATTTCGATGTATTCTGTTACACCAGCAAATAAAATGTATCGCTCTCATTATAATTTAGGCTTTGGAGGTGTCGTAGGGCACGATGATTATTTAAGTATAACCAAACTAAGCTCTGGTCAATATTGGCAATATTACGGGCATTTTCAACCAATAGTAAACGTTGTTGTAGATAATGCACCATATAAAGTAGAATTGGATGATGCAAATAATCCTTCTGTTGTTAAATTAACCAGTGTTGCAAATCCAGATGTTTGGTTTGTTCTTAGGAAATAA